The window GAAGTCGGTCTCGCCGTTGGCCTCGTGTTCGATCTTGACGTCGCCGGAGACGTCCAGTTCGTTCGTGTTGTCGTCGTACTCGAACTGGATGGCGTCGCCCTTGTACTCGATCTCGCGGTCGTCGTCCTCGAAGGTCTCGGAGTTGCCCTCGGCTTCGAACTCGATGTCGCCGGTGTCGTTGCGTTCGAAGTCGACCATCTCGCCGCCGACTTCGACCATGACCTCGACGTCACCGTCGCTCATCTCGAGGCTGACCTCGACGTCGCCGTCGCTGACGGTCAGTTCGACGTCGCCGTCGGTCGTCTCGAGACTGACGCCCGCATCGACGTCGTCGAGGTCGATGTCGCCGTCGTCGGTCTCGAAGGA is drawn from Halomarina litorea and contains these coding sequences:
- a CDS encoding DUF4097 family beta strand repeat-containing protein, with the translated sequence MNISKRQYIKAAGVSLAALSLGVGGTISAGNFSPAVAGPQAPGAVAGPATGPAQTGSGSDRLDYERDENGNLEFDFEGVSFETDDGDIDLDDVDAGVSLETTDGDVELTVSDGDVEVSLEMSDGDVEVMVEVGGEMVDFERNDTGDIEFEAEGNSETFEDDDREIEYKGDAIQFEYDDNTNELDVSGDVKIEHEANGETDFEYADDNVSIDYDGTELEYVGETVSLEWNDGAETDFEARRV